In the genome of Polaribacter sp. MED152, one region contains:
- a CDS encoding succinate dehydrogenase cytochrome b subunit, with product MSGFFKSSIGKKVSMALSAFFLMVFLLQHLSINMMSVFSADLFNEVSHFMGTNPVVQFALQPILIFGVVFHFIMGFILEIQNRNARNVSYAQNNGSANSSWMSRNMIWSGAAILAFIILHFIDFWFPEINTKFIQGDWSGLHNGEFRYYHELQEKFVNPIRVAGYCIAFVFLGLHLAHGFTSAFQSVGAASLRKKLGVLGKVYAIIVPLGFIIIALYHHLNHNH from the coding sequence ATGAGCGGATTTTTCAAATCTTCAATAGGTAAAAAAGTGTCTATGGCACTTTCTGCATTCTTCTTAATGGTTTTCCTTTTACAGCATCTATCAATAAATATGATGTCTGTATTTAGTGCAGATTTATTTAATGAAGTTTCACATTTTATGGGTACAAATCCAGTTGTACAATTTGCTTTACAGCCAATCTTAATTTTTGGTGTTGTATTTCACTTTATAATGGGTTTCATCTTAGAAATTCAAAACAGAAATGCAAGAAATGTATCTTACGCACAAAACAATGGTTCTGCCAATTCTAGTTGGATGAGTAGAAACATGATTTGGTCTGGTGCAGCTATTTTAGCATTTATAATTTTGCACTTTATCGATTTTTGGTTTCCAGAAATCAATACAAAATTTATTCAAGGTGATTGGTCTGGTTTGCATAATGGCGAATTTAGATATTACCATGAGTTACAAGAAAAGTTTGTAAACCCAATTAGAGTTGCTGGTTACTGTATTGCTTTTGTATTTTTAGGTTTACACTTAGCACACGGTTTTACCTCAGCATTTCAATCTGTAGGTGCAGCATCTTTACGTAAAAAATTAGGCGTATTAGGAAAAGTTTATGCTATTATAGTGCCTTTAGGCTTTATAATTATTGCGCTTTATCATCATTTAAATCATAACCATTAA
- a CDS encoding fumarate reductase/succinate dehydrogenase flavoprotein subunit, producing the protein MALDSKVPKGPIKDKWTEYKNHINLVNPANKRHIDVIVVGTGLAGGSASATLAELGYNVKAFAYQDSPRRAHSIAAQGGINAAKNYQGDGDSTYRLFYDTVKGGDYRSREANVYRLAEVSANIIDQCVAQGVPFARDYGGLLDNRSFGGVLVSRTFYAKGQTGQQLLLGAYSAMNRQIARGKIEMFNRHEMLDVVIVDGKARGIIARNLVTGEIERHSAHAVVIASGGYGNVYFLSTNAMGSNVTASWKVHKKGAYFANPCYTQIHPTCIPRSGDYQSKLTLMSESLRNDGRIWVPKNLEDVKLIREGKKKPTELSEDERDYYLERRYPAFGNLVPRDVASRAAKERCDAGYGVNATGEAVYLDFASSFVRYGTEQAKIQGIVNPTDAKIKELGQEIVKAKYGNLFQMYEKIVDENPYETPMMIYPAVHYTMGGVWVDYNLMTTIPGCYAIGEANFSDHGANRLGASALMQGLADGYFVLPYTIGDYLADDIRTGKISTETPEFEAAEKEVRERIEFFVNNKGTHSVDYYHKKLGKIMWDKCGMSRNAEGLKTAIQEISDLRKDFWQNVNVPGTDTEFNEQLAKAGRVADFLELGELFAKDALEREESAGGHFREEYQTEEGEAKRLKEFQFVSAWEYKGEPKDAVLHKEPLEYENIEVKERSYK; encoded by the coding sequence ATGGCTTTAGATTCAAAAGTACCAAAGGGTCCAATTAAAGATAAATGGACTGAATATAAAAATCACATAAACTTGGTAAACCCAGCAAACAAGCGTCATATAGATGTTATTGTTGTAGGTACAGGTTTAGCAGGTGGTTCTGCTTCTGCAACTTTAGCAGAATTAGGCTACAATGTAAAAGCATTTGCGTATCAAGATTCTCCAAGAAGAGCGCACTCAATTGCAGCTCAAGGAGGTATTAACGCAGCAAAAAACTATCAAGGAGATGGAGACTCTACCTACAGATTATTTTATGATACTGTTAAAGGTGGAGATTACAGATCTCGTGAAGCAAACGTATATAGATTAGCAGAAGTTTCTGCAAACATTATAGATCAATGTGTTGCACAAGGTGTACCTTTTGCACGTGATTATGGTGGTTTGTTAGACAACCGTTCTTTTGGTGGGGTTTTAGTATCTAGAACTTTCTACGCAAAAGGGCAAACTGGTCAGCAATTATTATTAGGTGCATACTCTGCAATGAACAGACAAATAGCACGTGGTAAAATAGAAATGTTTAACAGACATGAAATGTTAGACGTTGTTATTGTTGATGGTAAAGCAAGAGGAATTATTGCACGTAACTTAGTTACAGGAGAAATAGAGCGTCATTCAGCACATGCAGTTGTAATAGCATCTGGTGGTTATGGTAACGTATATTTCTTATCTACAAATGCAATGGGTTCTAACGTAACTGCAAGTTGGAAAGTGCATAAAAAAGGAGCATATTTTGCAAACCCTTGTTATACACAAATACACCCAACATGTATTCCACGTTCTGGAGACTATCAATCTAAATTAACCTTAATGTCAGAATCATTAAGAAATGATGGTAGAATTTGGGTACCAAAAAATTTAGAAGATGTAAAATTAATTCGTGAAGGAAAGAAAAAACCTACAGAATTATCTGAAGACGAAAGAGATTACTATTTAGAAAGAAGATATCCTGCTTTTGGTAACTTAGTACCAAGAGATGTTGCTTCTAGAGCTGCAAAAGAGCGTTGTGATGCTGGTTATGGAGTAAATGCTACAGGTGAAGCTGTATACTTAGACTTTGCATCATCTTTTGTCAGGTATGGTACAGAACAAGCAAAAATTCAAGGTATTGTAAATCCTACAGATGCTAAAATAAAAGAATTAGGTCAAGAAATTGTAAAAGCCAAATATGGTAACCTATTTCAAATGTATGAGAAAATTGTAGATGAAAATCCATACGAAACACCAATGATGATTTACCCAGCTGTGCATTATACAATGGGTGGTGTTTGGGTTGATTATAACTTAATGACAACAATTCCTGGTTGTTATGCAATTGGTGAAGCCAACTTCTCAGATCATGGTGCAAACAGATTAGGAGCATCTGCACTAATGCAAGGTTTAGCAGATGGTTATTTTGTACTGCCATATACTATTGGAGATTATTTAGCTGATGATATTAGAACAGGTAAAATATCTACAGAAACTCCAGAATTTGAGGCTGCAGAAAAAGAAGTAAGAGAAAGAATTGAATTCTTTGTAAATAATAAAGGAACGCACTCTGTAGATTACTACCACAAGAAATTAGGAAAAATTATGTGGGACAAATGTGGAATGTCTAGAAACGCAGAAGGTTTAAAAACTGCAATTCAAGAAATTTCAGATTTAAGAAAAGATTTCTGGCAAAATGTAAATGTACCTGGTACAGATACAGAATTTAATGAGCAATTGGCTAAAGCTGGTAGAGTTGCAGATTTCTTAGAGTTAGGAGAGCTATTTGCTAAAGATGCTTTAGAAAGAGAAGAATCTGCAGGAGGACACTTCAGAGAAGAATATCAAACAGAAGAAGGAGAAGCAAAACGTTTAAAAGAATTCCAATTTGTTTCTGCTTGGGAATATAAAGGAGAACCTAAAGATGCTGTTTTACACAAAGAGCCTTTAGAGTATGAGAATATAGAAGTAAA